TCGGTGTAGAAATCAGACAATGTCAGCAGTTTCGTATCGTATTTCTACTATTCTCTTCCATAGCGGAGTAAAACACGAAGATTTGAAACTGTTAAACAAGTTGTGCGTCTGTATGTCACCCCAGTCAATCATTGATCTCCAGACAAAGATGGGGGAGAATTGCGAGGCAAAACTGTTTCACTGGAAGAACGAAATTGAAAAGGTCGAGGGCGGAGCTCTTTTGTTTAAGGAAGCCGAGAAAAAGCAAGTCGGGAATCACGAAGACGAAGAAATGCGTGTGGATGTTGATTTCACAGAGAACACTGTCCAGTCATACGCTTTTTACACGCCAAATGCCTTTAGATGTTGCGAGGAACAGTTTAACACCGATGGATGTGATCTGAATGCTTTGACCGATCTTGATTTGACTGCAGCGTCAGAAAGAATTGCCCAGATGAAGCTCCCTCATTACAGGTAATAAGTGTAAATAGATTACAAAGATTGTCGCGTTTATTCCAGAACAGTTTTAGCAGTTATATTTGCAGGGTATGATAAATTGATGCTTCAATTATTCCAAGCAATTAACCCCTGCAAGTGCTTTTGCTCAAGGTTGTAAAATTTTACAAACTACACTATTACTGCAAGGAACAACCCATGTCAGCTTTTGTTCTGGTGCTTAgataatatgaaaaattttaaaattttagtttttgcgcagatttttttttttcatatgtaATTTTTAATGAGGCAACCTGTGCTTCTTTACATAAATTTAGGTTGGTTGGTGACAATATTGACCTCATGGTGCATGCCAGGATCCAAAGTCAGCAGCATGAAAACAGGTCAATTCATTGGACCCAGCAGTATGCTGTTCTAAACCGTGTCCAGGAAACCTCTCTGGACACCAAACGTCCAAGGAAGTCATTGAAAGAGGTCCAGCTGATTGACCTTCTCCCAAATCAATCTGTTCAAGGACGCCTAAAGCAAAGATGGGCAGTCTTGGTTAGCAGAATTGTGTGCCGATATCTCCCAGCTTTCCAGCATCAACGTGATGTTGTCATTTGGCACATACCCCATCGTTACTCTAAAGAAATGTCATCAAAATCTCAAACTGTAAGTAAAATTGGTCAAAGTCATaatcatatttatttattacattcaTGTGGTGATATAAAGCTCTCAACAATTTTTGTACAAAGTTCAATTAAGACTGGTTTTTCATACTAATACTCtctttaattatttattattattattgtatttaaagGAGAAACCTTGCAGAATTATCCAtcagaaaatattttttcagcaGTTTTTCTAACACACTTATTGTAGTAGCAATTAGCAACCCCAACATTTTCTTTGGGATAAGTAAATTTAAGCAATCATGTATATTTTGcaatgataataaatattatttttgattCAAACTTATTTCAATTTGGTAgatttaagtttttaatttcctttaatGTTATGTAATGTTTTCGTCGTCTTTTAAGTGAGTTCTGTGACAATGTTATACTCAGGATTACTTACAAGTGCTAGAAAGATGGAATAATGTTTGACACTTCAGTATGTTGTCTTACATCACTAGATGGTGTTAATTCACAAATTTTGTAAATTACAGCAACAAAAgcattttcaaataattatttttagtgtTCTCTGGGGGTGGAGTTCTACAACCCAAATATTGCAAGTGAAATGGCACAACTTCTCATTTCCAACCAAGACAAGTATGTTCCAACCCTAAAGACAGACAACGAAACAGTCATTCTCAAGTCAGTGCCATTTCATGGAGACCAACTGTTTGAGGAACGAGCCCGAAACACTCAGTGGGTATATCAGGATGGTGACAATGCTTATGACAGGCTTGAAGGCCTCGAAACTGAATTTGCAGATTGGCATGCCAAGCTGAATTTATATATGGTATACAGGCTGTTATTTACttcttttatatttctttttattgaCATTTATCTTGTAGAGTACAGGTAACCAACTTACAATAAATACTACATGTGTAAATTAAGGCTGAATCTCCGGCAAGAACTTCATGCTAGCCCACATATAGAGCCCATATGGTCTTATCCATATATATCCATATATGGTTATGTCCCATCCATATATGGATATGTGGGCTAGCATGAAGTTCTGAATGAATCTCGAGCCTTGGTATACAATAAAACTGGCTACTTTCAATCTCCCATTGAGGTTGAATTTGACACATTTTTTGACCACTCTTCCGCTGCAGAAGTTGGAACAACTCAGGCCAGCATTAATCGCACATCCAAAACAAATGCAGCCAAAGGGGTTAGCAGTCATTATAATGAATATAAGGAATTCCACCAGCGTGAAGTTGAAGCACATGTCTGTGCATCATTCATGGAGATGTCTGGAATGAAAACCATGGATGGTAagaattaacaataataaataccGGTATGAGTGATTAGCAAAATCAATTGATTCATAATGATTgctgggtttttttttgtttcctgaaAGCCTCCATCACTAGCAGTGCCTCTTTACTTCTTAATTAATTTACAATACCACACACACACAAATGGAATAGAAATtctgcaatttttaaaatgtaatagaAATTAATAATTGTATGATTTTAGTACTATGAACTGTGCCTCTTTACTtgtaaataatttacaatatCACACACACAAATGAAATagaatgcaatttttaaattaaattttgaataattaataattcaaTTAATTTGGCAATACTATGGACAGGTCACATTCCTGTTCTTAAAACGGTCCAACTCTTCTActgaaagacaaaattaatatgtaCATGTTGGTAAGACAAAGAAAATAGCCTTCTTTGGTTTCCCCTCAGTTTAGACAACATACTGTACTATGTCAGAAGTGGGCTACAGGGGAAGAAGACTTGATTTTCCAGTCATCATAACCTGCATGGATAAAGAATGCTTCCTTATCTATTTATATTATTTGTGGTTTCTTTTTAATGAATAGATACCCCAGATTATGACATACCATCCAAAGAGCAAGTCAGTCAAGAGACTCGCAGAAAGTGGTTACACGAACTCGGTTTGCAGCATGTTGAAACTTTTCTCATGCCAAGCCAGGAAGTGGAGCCATTGGTCCAACAAGTGCATGAGCTAGAGAGTGCCAAGGCAAATGGGTTTAGGTGCCGTGTCGATGAATGTGACAAGTGTTATGTTCATCATTCCTCCAGAGTCAAGTACAGAAAACTCATTTCATTACTATTAATATATTTTTGACAACTTTTAAATTCCACCTTGTATAAGGAGATTTTTGCAAATGTCATCTCTTTATTGTAAACcactttttgaattttatttcaggCATGAAGTTAATCAGCATGGTGTTGTCTTAGAAGTGTATGAGCCTGGAAGAGAGAAAGACCTGATGGGGTATTTCCACTGCAGAGCTTCATGTGGGCTGGTGTTTTCAACAAAATGTATAAGAAACAAGTAAGACAATAAAACTGTTACAAGTGCTTGTAGTGTATGTTATGGGTAGCCTTTAGTTACCATACATAATGTttatattctttatttttctttaaaggaacacagtttttttggggggggaggcCAGAGTCCAAATTTGAAGTACCCACATGAAAAATAGTCCAACAGGAATAGAATATCCTACAGACTGTCATACATTAGCAGTTAAAAATTTTTGAGGGAGCCTGCTGGAATACTCCCCTAGAACTACCAAGTACTGACAGAAACACTTTGACATTCCCCATGATATACTGATAATGACAGCCTGTTACAATGTGTGATTTATATCAAGGGTCCATTTCACACATCAACTTTTAGTCACTTTCTTGATCCAGTGATTTGCAATATCCCTATAAAAAGATCTCCATATTTCTGgctattttaataattatttatcccTTTATGTGACAAGAATTGCACAATATATAGATGTTCTCTACATATATCAAAGTGGTGATGGTATATGTAACTTAAGACTATGTGGAGGGCACTTCAAGCTAATATCAGTGAAACATCTGCAGAAAGAGTTGCAAACACAGTTGAACCCATGGAACACATCAGGGATTCCATCAGGAGAGACTGTGGACTCATGGAAACACCTGGATATAGGGCAACAGGGCAACCAGAAGTTGCAGTGGAACAGATCACTAAAGATCTGATGCAAATCAGTGCCTTTAAAGTTGAGCTTGGAAGGGAGGGACATCCCGCGTTTCCAGACTTTCCCTCAAGTTTGCTTCATGCTCTTGACTATCGTGAGCTCCACAGTTGGATGCATGGCCTGTTGAAAACCTGGGAACCAATCTATGAGTCTAATAGGCTTGATTAATGTTTTGTGTGCCCACAATAAGTAAGGGAGTGCAATTGATGGGTCTGGGCTAACACTAAGTTAAGCAACTTTTTAAGACATTTTTTATTTACCtaaaatttcaatcaaatttgGCACATGGTCATCAATTGTGTTGCACTGTTTTGAGCTACTTTTTGGAAGAAAACAAGGCCAAAATAAACTAAGTTCTTTGTTTTGGTAAACAATGCAATGAACTCAAGGAAACGAGGTGAAAGTCTCTAAAGAATAATTCTGCATGCATTTTGGTGACTGTTAAATTCAATCTGCCTCCAAATAGGCAGTACCGGTAATTTTGTGATCGTAAAGCGACAGAACTGCAGCTGCTCCAACTAAGTGTGTTTTTATCAATCCACTCACGTTTAGAATGACCATCCCTCTAATCACAGAAAAATTTTATAGGGTGAAAAAAATCATGGAAGATCATTCCAAATGTGGTTGATAATTTCAATTTGCCTAGAAAACGCTTATTTATTGATCATTAAATCAATAATTCACCACCAATTCGCCGATTTACTTCAAGGCAACACAGGACGTTGAGTTTAATAATTAGGAAAAAGTTCCTCTTGGTAAAACAAAATATAACAAGAGATATAGCTGTCCAACcatattttactttattttcatGACCCAGGCCTTAATCTGCTCGAAATACATGTTAATTATAGTATTAAAAATGTGtaccagaaaatatccatacctccCCCAAGGAAGGGACGTTTTGTAAGAACCACCCAACCCTTTGGAAATTCCAGTTCATCTTCATACATTTCTTTAAATTTATAGGCCTTAGAGAACTCCCATCCCCCAGGAAATTCCAATTCCTTCTGTGGGTAaagtatggatattttctggaactgtacAATATACATGTTGCGCCACATATAAAATCATTTCCAGTTTAAAAAATCATTCCGGCAAAGCATCGGTGTCAAGCGCAAAGTCTTGTGGGTAGTCATCATAAAAGCTTTCAAATAAGTCACCAAGTTCAGCTACGGTAAAGTCATCGTCAAAATTGTGTTGTAGATCTGTCAAAGTATGCTCATTGATGTCATTGAATACTTCATTAATAATCTCTAAGATTGAAAGAGCATGATTATTGGAAAAGACAGGAacatttgttttgatgtcctctATAGTGAACAATTTATGACACTTCTCTACCACATCAGAGATAAGTTCTTGTGAGAAACCATGAGTTGCTCCAAATGCACTACTTCCAGCGCCATGAGATACATTTCTTTGAACCTCTGATAGTGCATCCTTTAGTACAGCCTTGTCTTCATCTGAAACAGTTCTAAATCCATGGTCAGACAAAATTCCTGGTTCAACTACAGATTTACTTTCAAACAGTTTTTTGGGTCCTTTGCAACCATTCAAACTGTCACAAGTGCAAGACATTGCACAGTAACTGCAACATCCATGGGATGGAAGCAAGGGAACAATACGAGGGTCAAAACTCATATAGCTTGCTACACGACAACACCCAGTTGATTTTAAAAAGGTCCGGACATCATCATCACAATGAGCTAACTGTTGCCCATAAAAGTACAGTATGACATCTGATGACAGCCCGTCTCTTCCAGCTCGGCCTGCTTGCTGGTGGAAGTCAAGAAGGCTTCTAGGAGGGCCAAAGTTCACAATGTACCTCACATTTGGAAAGTTAACACCCATACTGAGTGCCGTGGTAGCTAAAGCTACTCGTTTCAATCCATCATTTTTAAAAGAAGTCAACAGTCTTTGCTTGTATTCTTTCAATGAAAGGGAATGAAATATTCCAAGCACACAATGTTCACGCTTCTTGGATGTTTTTGGGTGAAAAGCATTTTCTCCTAAGGACATCATGAGATAGTTCCAGACACTTGCAATTGAGTACAAAGTGTCACAGAAGATTATGGCCTTGGGGGTTTCCTTTCCATGCTCCTTAATCATGTCAACAACCCAGTCCAGCTGCATCAACATATCTTTTCTGGAAACTTTATTTACAGACAGCCTTAAATTCACCCTGTTTGGACTAACAAAAACCTTTACTGGGTTTTTCATGACAAGGTCAGTCACAATTGCCTTCTCAGTGTCCACATCTGCAGTGCCAGTAAGGGCCAAGAGTGGAGTACCTACacaattaacaaaagaaaaccaaaattaGAAGAAATAAGCTTACATAAATATTATTGTAGTGATGAACAAAATGAGTCTTCCCAATCATCACTCTTTAACttgcacaaaaacaaagcaCTTACAATTCACATGAAACGTTCCAGATTGATCCAGAATTAAACAATTCAAATTAAGCAATGTGAGAAATGTACTCACCGTCTTTGCACATTGATCGAAGTATAGACAATTTTCCGTATGCACCCCGAAACACCTGGTTAGGTTTGCCAGACTTCCCTTGCTTGTTCCTTTTCGATAAAGACAAAACAGGATCAATATTGACATGGGAAAAGCTAATACTAactataaaaaataataataaaaaaaacttttcaaatgCAAACTGCTGTAACTGGAGAGCAAGCCTATGAATCCTCACCTTTTCCCAGTCCACGATTCGACGGTGTGACATTCGTCGACCACAATACCCGATACTGCTTCGTGGAGAATGGTTTGTGACTTCAATCCATTTAGGAAAGGCTTTTCTAGAACCTTCTCTGCTGAGGAGAAAATAAATTGTGGCGGATCTTTTACGATGGATTCGACATTGTCACTTTTCAGTTCCAAAGCCGTGCAGCCTAGCGACTCCATTTCAACAATTTGGTCATCCATAAGGCTTTTGAGTGGGGAGATAACTAGGACGCAAGTCTTCGCTGATCGCATTTTTTGGCTTGCCAAGGTAAAGATCGTGTAAACCATGCTTTTGCCAAAACCCGTGGGCAGTATTGCCAAGACATCATTCCCCGACATCAAATCTTTAACGGCTCTCTCCTGTTGTTCCTTGAGTATAATTTTTTGGCTCTGTCTGCAGATATTGAGAGAATCTAATGCTTCCTCTATGCATTTATTCGCATCCTCCATTTTGAAAACCGGGTATGAAACCAAATCTTTTCCCATGGGAAAGATGAGAGGTATCGattaacatttgattgacgtttCAGTGCTCTCAGCCAATCCGAAATTCGCGTGAACTGGTGAACGCATAATTCAAAAAACCCCATGAATTTGGGCAGGCGGGAATTCAACTCGACTCTTCACCAATCCTCTCACGGCTGAGCCACTCGCTTTCACGGCTTCGCAACCAAATCCATGGCTTCGCAACCAAATCATCGCGCACGAAAATcccgccagctacgcaggctaacTGGTCATTTGAATCCGTTTTTCCTGATTTTGCAACCTCATTCGTCTACATCTTAGCTCGTGAACGgtaaattgtttttatttcttcgcTTGTTAACGTAAATTCATTGGAAATTTATGTatacaaaaattaaaagattttgtcgctgaaaaaaaaagacttagagacatatttaaacaaaagaaacacatttttctttaatttaaagtAGTCACCGCCccattttttcaacaaaaacagtTTATGCGGCGCAAGGAAATGCCTTATGTCGTTGCCATGTTAACGGCATTTTGGAAGAAAATGTGATATGAGAAATCTATGATGGGTATTCAATACTCTGGCCAAATTTCGTCTTGATATGATTAACTATACCTAAAAACtatttcgagcctccttaaagcaCTTAGAGTGGAGCTTATCAACCCCTGATGCAAATATTTGGCACGTAAATTCCTATACATCAATGGTGGAGCTGACGACAAATGCAGTTAGTGATTACATCAAGATTTGAACTCGGAACGTTTCCATGCAAATGAAGCACCATAACCACTGTCCAAGCCATCTTAATGAATGCGAAAAATGCAAACTGACCTACTGTGCACCAACTagttattctttttcttttgtaaggAAATGGAAGACAAGACGAAAGGGCAACAAAATGTAAGTATATGTATCTTGCATGGAATTCCGGCCAACTATCAAGATTTTCTCCTCTGACTGCACTAAAAGTAACAAACTAGTCATTTAGCGCAATTGTTCAGTAAAACATGACATGACATTCTATGACGCTTTCGCTCTTATTGAATTGTAAAAGGATATCAGTACAAAGTGGAAAGCAAATAGAGCTCTACCCTCCTCCACCATCAGTACCATTCGCCACAGGCAGGGACAACGCATCTTAGTGTTTTCATTGGATTCCCTCAAATTTGGTACTTGTTTTCTGTTTCAAAAATGGCAAACCCGCAAACTGGTCACTTAACACAGCTTGGGTAAAATGGACCGATCGATTTTAATAGAAAGGTGTGTCTGAAAACCTGACGTTGAATGATGTAACGTTTTCGTCCACTTTTAGCCTCAAAGAACGGAAACTGCTATGGCAGAGGGAACTTCAGAGGAGGTAAATATCAAGGCTTGAAGCTGTGCTGAATTATTTGCCGAAAACCAAAGCTGCGAATTCTATTCGAAAGAATACGTGCAAggtatttatttctttaatagAGAGCAACACCAAGCGGATGTGAAGAGGAAACTGTGGTTGATACGGAAGAGGTAATGCTATTTACGAGTTTTGTCATTAACCATTTTGTTTCCTGCTTGCAAGTCAACCCACTCCATAATTACCTAAAATACCTGTTGCCTTATAATACAAGAATTGTATTCACGGACATCATGACAAAACCGGGAAGATCCTATATAGAAGAAGCCCCGCCAACTTCAAGCTGTGAAAAACTAATCGTTAGTATGCACAATGTGGAAAACATCATGAGAAACTATTCCTTCATATTTATTGACATTAAATTTGTGTTGGATACTTTAATGGACTTTCGTATTAACTTTCCTGAAACATATCATCCAAATCGATGCATTTCCTCTTAGGTTCGACAGAAAAGACGCAGGTTCTTGGAAAAATATCAGGTACAAATTTTCCTCTGCATCGAGAAAATTATCAGGCCCAGCCCTAGCCTAATGCgtctttattttcatatttagacTTCTGTCTTCCTCTGTGTACTACTTCCTGCCAAAAACGTTAGTAATTTGTCTCGGTTTTTACATAGAGAGAAAATGAGGGCAAACGCCAACGCACCGATAATCAtcatgatgttgatgatgatggcGAGGGCAATGACAGTGGAACTGTAAGTACCTCTCGTAAATGTTAtgttaacttaaaaaaaattgcataaaaGGTAGCATTGCTTTGTCCGAGGTTCCAGTATTTTAATTGAGCATTTCCGGCTCACTTTCAATGATCTGAAAAAGATCAAGCTAATGGAAATTTGCAATGTGAAAGGGTAACAATGTCTTGCAGTACTAAAACAGTAAATAATGAAACATTCCTCTAATATTGCAGAGTTTGATTCGTTAGAAATACTTTCGGGAAGGCCACACTTTAAGCCGTAGCTCTTTCCattatttgtgttgttttgCAGGTTACATTTAACATCCCGGAAGACAACTCTCCATGATGATCCAACGCAGAGCAAGGATCCATCCCAAAAGcaaagagcttttttttttttttcgttaagaaTGCCAAAGATtgtaaaaagataataataataattaaaggtGAATGTTcaaataaagtttaaaaaaaacataccTGCACTTGTGGACAAGATATACAGTTCACGACAACCACTCGGCTCCTACAGCCCCTGTGAAGCGCAATAACAAGCCTTACAACAAATCAGTTTCTTTTGAGACTGAGGACTTTTGTAAATAGTGTATACAAGGAACATGCCACACGTACTTCAAATCTCAGCGCTCCCACTAGGCCACCTTTGAATTGGACGAAAGCAACAACTAACCCCTCTAATTGGCACCCTATGTACACATACACAGAAGAGAATGCGTCTTTGATGGCATGTGTAGCGACACTAGTGCCTATTAGGGTATTTACAAGTCATAGACGGCATATATCAATCCGACCATAGACCCTTAGttgagggtgctaatggggtcaacagttaactgacaattggccaaaaaatagtagttaactgatatttggcccaaaaattagtagttaactgatgaatgaaaagttaacagttaAGTGATATTCTATTAATCATACTAAATACGATTGTTGTTGTTAATAACAGGAACAAAGTTTCGACGTGATGGCGTCGAGTGGCGAGGTGAAGGTTATTCTCAGCTTTTATCGCAATGATGAAGAATCGGCATTCGAAAGGCACAGAGGTCGTGTACCGTTCGATATTGAAAAGCATAATTCAATGGAGATAGCCTGC
This window of the Acropora muricata isolate sample 2 chromosome 14, ASM3666990v1, whole genome shotgun sequence genome carries:
- the LOC136897983 gene encoding probable ATP-dependent DNA helicase RecS, whose amino-acid sequence is MEDANKCIEEALDSLNICRQSQKIILKEQQERAVKDLMSGNDVLAILPTGFGKSMVYTIFTLASQKMRSAKTCVLVISPLKSLMDDQIVEMESLGCTALELKSDNVESIVKDPPQFIFSSAEKVLEKPFLNGLKSQTILHEAVSGIVVDECHTVESWTGKRNKQGKSGKPNQVFRGAYGKLSILRSMCKDGTPLLALTGTADVDTEKAIVTDLVMKNPVKVFVSPNRVNLRLSVNKVSRKDMLMQLDWVVDMIKEHGKETPKAIIFCDTLYSIASVWNYLMMSLGENAFHPKTSKKREHCVLGIFHSLSLKEYKQRLLTSFKNDGLKRVALATTALSMGVNFPNVRYIVNFGPPRSLLDFHQQAGRAGRDGLSSDVILYFYGQQLAHCDDDVRTFLKSTGCCRVASYMSFDPRIVPLLPSHGCCSYCAMSCTCDSLNGCKGPKKLFESKSVVEPGILSDHGFRTVSDEDKAVLKDALSEVQRNVSHGAGSSAFGATHGFSQELISDVVEKCHKLFTIEDIKTNVPVFSNNHALSILEIINEVFNDINEHTLTDLQHNFDDDFTVAELGDLFESFYDDYPQDFALDTDALPE
- the LOC136897982 gene encoding uncharacterized protein: MEISGNSMNFTPKKPAKRGPKPKEGSANDICRLCFTNLKQKFGDFEKSLRISTANLFKPSTQAACQNNDTLVDLCSRIGLDVVKSSTLSERVCQSCARKIRNAVQLYEFIASSLNKNTGESQSKVSNISSDENEETLNVEVRDQRCDLLNVDDLLGKQTSQLKVVIVAPSGRVESHSSFDDKTKSVIVNLCRKNWKTAANSLFQQPNVREELEEPLRKAVSAEFKEYCSTSTDSVFKKSSPEDLASFSNKVLVHEAEVWCPLWMACLKGACGVQDFSSYDIKAINSLALSTAVAARCRNQTMSAVSYRISTILFHSGVKHEDLKLLNKLCVCMSPQSIIDLQTKMGENCEAKLFHWKNEIEKVEGGALLFKEAEKKQVGNHEDEEMRVDVDFTENTVQSYAFYTPNAFRCCEEQFNTDGCDLNALTDLDLTAASERIAQMKLPHYRLVGDNIDLMVHARIQSQQHENRSIHWTQQYAVLNRVQETSLDTKRPRKSLKEVQLIDLLPNQSVQGRLKQRWAVLVSRIVCRYLPAFQHQRDVVIWHIPHRYSKEMSSKSQTCSLGVEFYNPNIASEMAQLLISNQDKYVPTLKTDNETVILKSVPFHGDQLFEERARNTQWVYQDGDNAYDRLEGLETEFADWHAKLNLYMVEFDTFFDHSSAAEVGTTQASINRTSKTNAAKGVSSHYNEYKEFHQREVEAHVCASFMEMSGMKTMDDTPDYDIPSKEQVSQETRRKWLHELGLQHVETFLMPSQEVEPLVQQVHELESAKANGFRCRVDECDKCYVHHSSRVKHEVNQHGVVLEVYEPGREKDLMGYFHCRASCGLVFSTKCIRNK